From Microbacterium pseudoresistens, the proteins below share one genomic window:
- the gcl gene encoding glyoxylate carboligase: MTRMRAVDAIVQILIKEGADEAFGLPGAAINPLYSAMRANGGIRHTLARHVEGASHMADGYSRTADGRIGVCLGTSGPAGTDMITGLYAAIADSIPMLCITGQAPVAKLDKEDFQAVDIASIAKPVTKFAKTVLEGAQVPGVFQTAFQIMRSGRPGPVLIDLPFDVQMAEIEFDIDTYEPLPVARPAATRAQAEKVLDMLVASKHPAIIAGGGIVNSGASDKLVELAETLGVPVFPTLMGWGVLPDDHPLAAGLVGIQTSQRYGNASFLESDFVLGIGNRWANRHTGGLDTYRKGRTFVHVDIEPTQIGRVFAPDYGVVSDAGAFIDALLEAARDRVAELPDYNGWAEECRDRKARLLRKTNFDDVPMKPHRVYQEMLTAFDRDTTFVTTIGLSQIAGAQLLHVYGPRKWINAGQAGPLGWTGPAALGVVRGKPGEQVVALSGDYDFQFMIEELAVGAQHKLPYIHVVVNNSYLGLIRQSQRGFEMDYEVSLAFDNVNTPQDSSSIATGYGVDHVKVAEGLGCKALRVERPEDLAAGFAEAAKLRDEFQVPVVVEVILERVTNIAMGADLDSMNEFEDLATVATDAPESVYALLD; the protein is encoded by the coding sequence ATGACCCGTATGCGTGCAGTGGACGCCATTGTGCAGATCCTGATCAAGGAGGGCGCCGATGAGGCGTTCGGTCTGCCCGGCGCCGCCATCAACCCGCTCTACTCCGCGATGCGCGCCAACGGCGGCATCCGGCACACCCTCGCCCGCCACGTCGAGGGCGCCTCGCACATGGCCGACGGCTACAGCCGCACGGCCGACGGCCGCATCGGCGTATGCCTGGGCACTTCGGGCCCGGCCGGGACCGACATGATCACCGGCCTGTACGCCGCGATCGCCGACTCCATCCCGATGCTGTGCATCACCGGGCAGGCACCGGTGGCGAAGCTCGACAAGGAGGACTTCCAGGCCGTCGACATCGCCTCGATCGCCAAGCCGGTCACGAAGTTCGCCAAGACCGTGCTCGAGGGCGCCCAGGTGCCCGGCGTCTTCCAGACGGCCTTCCAGATCATGCGCTCCGGCCGTCCCGGCCCCGTGCTGATCGACCTGCCGTTCGATGTGCAGATGGCCGAGATCGAGTTCGACATCGACACCTACGAGCCGCTTCCCGTGGCACGGCCCGCGGCCACGCGCGCGCAGGCCGAGAAGGTGCTCGACATGCTCGTGGCCTCCAAGCACCCCGCGATCATCGCCGGTGGCGGCATCGTGAACTCCGGTGCCTCGGACAAGCTCGTCGAGCTCGCCGAGACCCTCGGCGTGCCTGTGTTCCCGACTCTCATGGGCTGGGGCGTGCTCCCCGACGACCACCCGCTGGCGGCTGGGCTGGTCGGCATCCAGACCTCGCAGCGCTACGGCAACGCCAGCTTCCTCGAGTCCGACTTCGTGCTCGGCATCGGCAACCGCTGGGCCAACCGGCACACCGGCGGCCTGGACACGTACCGAAAGGGCCGTACGTTCGTGCACGTCGACATCGAGCCGACGCAGATCGGCCGTGTCTTCGCGCCGGACTACGGCGTCGTCTCGGATGCCGGCGCGTTCATCGACGCCCTGCTCGAGGCCGCCCGCGACCGCGTGGCCGAGTTGCCGGACTACAACGGCTGGGCCGAGGAGTGCCGCGACCGCAAGGCGCGTCTGCTGCGCAAGACGAACTTCGACGACGTGCCGATGAAGCCGCACCGCGTTTACCAGGAGATGCTCACGGCGTTCGACCGCGACACCACCTTCGTGACGACCATCGGTCTGTCCCAGATCGCGGGTGCCCAGCTGCTGCACGTGTACGGCCCCCGCAAGTGGATCAACGCCGGACAGGCAGGTCCGCTGGGCTGGACCGGCCCCGCCGCGCTCGGCGTCGTCCGTGGTAAGCCGGGCGAGCAGGTCGTCGCGCTCTCGGGCGACTACGACTTCCAATTCATGATCGAAGAGCTCGCGGTCGGCGCGCAGCACAAGCTGCCCTACATCCACGTCGTGGTGAACAACAGCTACCTGGGTCTCATCCGCCAGTCGCAGCGCGGCTTCGAGATGGACTACGAGGTCTCGCTCGCGTTCGACAACGTGAACACCCCGCAGGACTCCTCGAGCATCGCCACAGGCTACGGCGTCGACCACGTCAAGGTCGCCGAGGGCCTGGGCTGCAAGGCGCTCCGCGTCGAGCGCCCCGAGGACCTCGCCGCCGGCTTCGCCGAGGCGGCGAAGCTGAGGGATGAGTTCCAGGTGCCGGTGGTCGTCGAAGTCATCCTCGAGCGGGTCACCAACATCGCGATGGGCGCCGACCTCGACTCCATGAACGAGTTCGAGGACCTCGCCACCGTCGCCACGGACGCACCGGAATCCGTGTACGCTCTGCTCGACTGA
- a CDS encoding NCS1 family nucleobase:cation symporter-1 yields MDNVPSDTQVRWNEEPFKTLQAADPEGRLYNEDLAPVPPQKRTWNTYHLISLWMNVAHNAASYTWAAGIFLTMGISAFDMTIGIFVGCIILSLGCVLSGLIGQKTGSPYPVISRITWGIWGANIAAVIRGVVAIAWYGVQTYLASIALNAVITRIWSPFGDLSAPESIHFLGLHLGGWICFLLLSLLQLIIVQRGMEAIRHVQGFAGPIIWITMLGAMVYFLNEADWKFDWFSGTGDTPLATGAKIGLIALVAAQVVSQLAPVMLNYSDFARFTRDSRTVKIGTILGAPLNWTLFAVTSVLTTGAAVQVLVVDHETLKDPGILMTHVENDLLFYIFAGGFTLATVGVNVISNFVSAAFDVTNLAPGRISFRRAGIATAIIAVVVTPWNYFNSPIVVGYFLGSLGALIGPLFGIMVADFFIVRRQRFVLRHMFLPTPESIYYYNRGVSLKTLWAFIPSGLIALVIAVGPGFGPLKDFSWFIGAGLAVILHLIISNGKVIVLPQNEAADSTEAVTGAENP; encoded by the coding sequence ATGGACAACGTCCCCAGCGACACCCAGGTTCGATGGAACGAAGAACCTTTCAAAACGCTCCAGGCCGCGGACCCAGAGGGACGCTTATACAACGAGGATCTCGCACCAGTTCCTCCCCAGAAGCGGACCTGGAACACCTACCACCTGATATCCCTCTGGATGAACGTCGCTCACAACGCGGCGAGTTACACCTGGGCGGCGGGCATCTTCCTCACCATGGGCATCAGCGCCTTCGACATGACGATCGGCATCTTCGTCGGCTGCATCATCCTCAGCCTCGGCTGCGTGCTGTCGGGCCTCATCGGCCAGAAGACGGGTAGCCCGTACCCGGTGATCAGCCGCATCACCTGGGGCATCTGGGGCGCCAACATCGCCGCCGTCATCCGCGGCGTCGTCGCCATCGCCTGGTACGGTGTGCAGACCTACCTGGCCTCGATCGCGCTCAACGCGGTGATCACCCGCATCTGGTCGCCGTTCGGGGACCTCAGCGCTCCGGAGTCGATCCACTTCCTCGGGCTCCACCTGGGCGGCTGGATCTGTTTCCTCCTCCTCTCGCTCCTGCAGCTGATCATCGTGCAGAGGGGAATGGAGGCTATCCGACACGTCCAGGGCTTCGCCGGCCCGATCATCTGGATCACGATGCTCGGCGCCATGGTCTACTTCCTGAACGAGGCCGACTGGAAGTTCGATTGGTTCAGCGGAACCGGTGACACCCCACTCGCCACCGGCGCCAAGATCGGCCTCATCGCGCTCGTCGCCGCGCAGGTCGTTTCGCAGCTGGCCCCGGTCATGCTGAACTACTCCGACTTCGCCCGCTTCACCCGCGACTCGCGCACGGTCAAGATCGGCACCATCCTCGGCGCCCCGCTGAACTGGACGCTGTTCGCCGTCACCTCGGTGCTCACCACCGGTGCCGCCGTGCAGGTGCTCGTCGTCGACCACGAGACGCTCAAGGACCCAGGCATCCTGATGACCCACGTCGAGAACGACCTGCTGTTCTATATCTTCGCCGGCGGCTTCACCTTAGCCACAGTCGGCGTGAACGTCATCTCGAACTTCGTCTCGGCCGCCTTTGACGTGACCAACCTCGCCCCTGGCCGCATCTCGTTTCGCCGCGCCGGCATCGCCACCGCGATCATCGCGGTGGTCGTCACGCCCTGGAACTACTTCAACAGCCCGATCGTCGTTGGCTACTTCCTCGGCAGCCTGGGCGCCCTGATAGGACCGCTCTTCGGCATCATGGTCGCGGACTTCTTCATCGTCCGTCGTCAGCGCTTCGTGCTGCGGCACATGTTCCTCCCGACGCCGGAGTCGATCTACTACTACAACCGCGGTGTGAGCCTGAAGACGCTGTGGGCCTTCATCCCGTCCGGTCTCATCGCCCTCGTGATCGCCGTCGGCCCCGGCTTCGGCCCACTGAAGGACTTCTCCTGGTTCATCGGCGCCGGACTCGCAGTCATCCTCCACCTGATCATCTCGAACGGCAAGGTCATCGTCCTCCCGCAGAACGAAGCCGCCGACTCGACCGAAGCCGTCACGGGCGCGGAGAACCCGTGA
- a CDS encoding IclR family transcriptional regulator: MTGTSNSPKSGGSVQSIERMFEVLELITDAGGDVSLVELTGATELPRPTIHRILRTLIKLGYARQLPSRRYALGPRLIRIGAGANRQFGALARPQLEQLVEDLGESVNMAILDVDLIVYVAHVSSQHSMRMFTEVGRRASLHNTGAGKAILAQLPDDTVRSIIGRTGMAALTEHSITDLDDLLAELERIRARGYAIDEQEQEIGVRCYAMAVPNAPTPTAVSVSGPVSRVDGEFGERAVPFLRRATRSIADESGAGAVADSGAGIR, encoded by the coding sequence ATGACTGGGACGTCGAACTCGCCCAAGTCGGGTGGGAGTGTTCAGTCGATCGAGCGCATGTTCGAAGTGCTCGAGCTCATTACGGACGCGGGGGGTGACGTCTCTCTGGTGGAACTGACCGGCGCGACGGAGCTTCCTCGGCCGACGATTCATCGAATCCTCCGAACCCTGATCAAGCTGGGGTACGCGCGTCAGCTGCCGAGTCGGCGGTATGCGCTTGGCCCACGGCTCATCCGCATAGGAGCGGGAGCCAACCGGCAGTTTGGTGCCCTTGCTCGCCCACAGCTTGAGCAGCTGGTTGAGGATCTCGGAGAAAGCGTCAACATGGCCATCCTGGACGTCGACCTCATCGTGTATGTTGCGCACGTGTCGTCGCAGCACTCCATGCGCATGTTCACAGAGGTCGGGCGCCGTGCCAGCCTGCACAACACTGGTGCGGGCAAGGCGATCCTCGCTCAGTTGCCGGACGACACGGTGCGCAGCATCATCGGCAGGACCGGTATGGCCGCGCTGACCGAGCACAGCATCACCGATCTCGACGACCTCCTTGCCGAGCTCGAACGCATCCGCGCACGAGGCTATGCGATCGATGAGCAGGAGCAGGAGATCGGCGTTCGCTGCTATGCGATGGCCGTGCCCAATGCCCCGACGCCGACCGCGGTGTCCGTCTCGGGACCGGTCTCCCGAGTCGATGGGGAGTTCGGTGAGCGCGCGGTCCCATTCCTGCGTCGAGCGACGCGTTCCATCGCGGACGAGTCCGGTGCGGGCGCGGTCGCCGACTCCGGAGCCGGTATCCGCTGA
- a CDS encoding NAD-dependent epimerase/dehydratase family protein, translated as MRILITGHTGFIGQALLQRLADEGHDVVGLSDDETRIDIRDEPAVQRAIDAARPDVVHHLAGVSGPMLFTDEPEKVIDINCAGTLAVFRAAVNAGVRRVVYGASVSSYASAVDGRACADSIYGVTKHFGELLALHYSSATSTEFTSVRIGSVYGEGRETFNPVHEMVRSAVREGEISYNTEQREPMIWIRDCVDMLVAIGKLPSVAPTYDAVTELLTHREMAELIGSRFGASITSHTGAHWWYPQGFDELRSAKHGLVPEPLLVTDAIPHIAGLV; from the coding sequence ATGAGGATCCTCATCACGGGTCACACCGGCTTCATCGGCCAGGCACTCCTGCAGCGCCTGGCCGATGAGGGCCATGACGTCGTCGGGCTCTCCGACGACGAGACACGCATCGACATCCGCGATGAGCCCGCGGTGCAGCGCGCCATCGATGCCGCCCGGCCCGACGTCGTCCACCACCTCGCCGGGGTCTCCGGACCGATGCTCTTCACCGATGAGCCCGAGAAAGTCATCGACATCAACTGCGCCGGCACGCTCGCGGTTTTCCGTGCTGCCGTGAACGCCGGGGTCCGTCGCGTCGTCTACGGCGCATCCGTCAGCTCGTACGCGTCCGCGGTCGACGGCCGCGCTTGCGCGGACTCGATCTACGGTGTCACCAAGCACTTCGGCGAGCTGCTCGCGCTGCACTACAGTTCAGCCACGAGCACGGAGTTCACGTCGGTGCGCATCGGATCGGTCTACGGCGAAGGCCGTGAGACGTTCAACCCGGTGCACGAGATGGTCCGCAGCGCGGTGCGCGAAGGTGAGATCTCATATAACACCGAACAGCGCGAGCCGATGATTTGGATTCGAGACTGCGTGGACATGCTCGTCGCCATCGGCAAGCTCCCCTCGGTGGCACCGACATACGACGCGGTCACCGAGCTGCTGACTCACCGTGAGATGGCGGAGCTCATCGGCAGTCGGTTCGGCGCGTCGATTACGTCGCACACGGGTGCGCACTGGTGGTACCCGCAAGGATTCGACGAGCTGCGGTCGGCGAAGCACGGGCTCGTCCCGGAGCCCCTCCTCGTGACCGACGCGATCCCCCACATTGCCGGACTCGTCTAG
- a CDS encoding 2-hydroxy-3-oxopropionate reductase, translated as MTNIAVIGLGIMGLPMATNLVNAGHTVVGYNRSQEAIDKLAAAGGVAASSIADAVKDADVIITMVPDSPDVAAVVQGPEGVFANAKAGALWIDNSSIRPDVAKELAEEAVAAGFGAVDAPVSGGEQGAIDGVLSIMVGGSDEDFAKAEPVLNVIGKTIVHVGPAGSGQTVKAANQLIVAVNIQALSEAVVFLEAFGVDTDAALKVLGGGLAGSKVLDQKGQKMLDRDFAPGFRLALHNKDLGIVTSAARSAGVTVPLGAAVAQLVNALVARGDGGLDHSGLFKLTTELSGRD; from the coding sequence ATGACGAACATCGCCGTCATCGGACTCGGCATCATGGGCTTGCCCATGGCCACCAACCTCGTCAACGCCGGGCACACCGTCGTCGGCTACAACCGTTCGCAGGAGGCGATCGACAAGCTCGCCGCCGCCGGCGGCGTCGCGGCCTCGAGCATCGCCGACGCCGTCAAGGACGCCGACGTCATCATCACCATGGTCCCCGACTCCCCGGATGTCGCCGCCGTCGTGCAGGGCCCGGAGGGCGTGTTCGCGAACGCCAAGGCCGGCGCCCTGTGGATCGACAACTCCTCGATCCGTCCCGACGTGGCCAAGGAGCTCGCCGAGGAGGCCGTGGCCGCCGGTTTCGGCGCCGTCGACGCCCCCGTCTCGGGGGGCGAGCAGGGTGCCATCGACGGCGTCCTGTCGATCATGGTTGGCGGTTCGGACGAGGACTTCGCCAAGGCCGAGCCCGTGCTGAACGTCATCGGCAAGACCATCGTCCACGTGGGCCCGGCCGGCTCCGGCCAGACGGTCAAGGCCGCCAACCAGCTCATCGTCGCCGTGAACATTCAGGCGCTGAGCGAGGCCGTCGTCTTCCTCGAGGCCTTCGGCGTCGACACCGACGCGGCACTGAAGGTGCTCGGCGGCGGTCTGGCCGGCTCCAAGGTCCTCGACCAGAAGGGGCAGAAGATGCTTGATCGCGACTTCGCCCCCGGGTTCCGCCTTGCCCTCCACAACAAGGATCTGGGCATCGTCACCTCGGCGGCGCGCTCGGCCGGGGTCACCGTCCCGCTCGGCGCTGCGGTCGCGCAGCTCGTGAACGCCCTCGTCGCCCGCGGTGACGGCGGCCTGGACCACTCCGGTCTGTTCAAGCTCACCACGGAGCTCTCCGGCCGCGACTGA
- a CDS encoding hydroxypyruvate isomerase family protein: MTYTVNCSILLTELPLLERPAAAKAAGFDAVEFWWPFAEAVPSDADVDAFIGAIRDAGVSLTGLNFFAGDMPGGDRGLVSWPARSGEFRDSIAVLTAIGEKLGTKGFNALYGNRVDESTAAEQDAIAVENLAIAGRAVAALGGTVLLEPVSGADRYPLLTAADAVGVIERVRTETGVDNVALLADFYHLAVNGDDVPAVIEAHAASFGHIQIADAPGRGAPGTGELALEAWIARSRELGYAGPIGLEYKTPADEAFTWLSAQTTDAAR; this comes from the coding sequence ATGACGTACACGGTGAACTGCTCCATCCTCCTCACCGAGCTGCCCCTGCTCGAGCGCCCTGCGGCCGCCAAGGCCGCCGGCTTCGACGCCGTCGAGTTCTGGTGGCCTTTCGCCGAGGCCGTGCCCTCGGATGCGGATGTCGACGCCTTCATCGGCGCGATCCGCGACGCCGGCGTCAGCCTGACCGGCCTGAACTTCTTCGCCGGCGACATGCCCGGCGGCGACCGCGGCCTGGTGTCGTGGCCGGCGCGTTCGGGCGAGTTCCGCGACAGCATCGCGGTGCTCACCGCCATCGGCGAGAAGCTCGGCACCAAGGGCTTCAACGCCCTCTACGGCAACCGCGTCGACGAGTCGACGGCCGCAGAGCAGGATGCGATCGCCGTCGAGAACCTGGCGATCGCCGGACGCGCCGTCGCGGCCCTCGGCGGCACCGTGCTGCTCGAGCCCGTCAGCGGCGCCGACCGCTACCCGCTGCTGACCGCGGCCGACGCCGTGGGGGTCATCGAGCGCGTGCGCACCGAGACGGGCGTCGACAACGTCGCCCTGCTCGCCGACTTCTACCATCTCGCCGTCAACGGCGACGATGTCCCGGCTGTCATCGAGGCGCATGCCGCCTCCTTCGGCCACATCCAGATCGCCGACGCCCCCGGCCGCGGTGCTCCCGGCACGGGCGAGCTTGCGCTGGAGGCATGGATCGCCCGCAGCCGCGAGCTCGGCTACGCCGGCCCGATCGGCCTGGAGTACAAGACTCCCGCGGACGAAGCCTTCACCTGGCTGTCTGCTCAGACCACCGACGCCGCGCGCTGA